The proteins below come from a single Epinephelus moara isolate mb chromosome 19, YSFRI_EMoa_1.0, whole genome shotgun sequence genomic window:
- the cfl1l gene encoding non-muscle cofilin 1-like: protein MSSGVRVSDAVKLLFEEMKVMKKDADECQRLRFAMFTIADGAIIVDKVVREQDLEGVENHFQYFRDLLSDKKCCYALYDCHYENEESSKKEDLIFFMWAPDNADVKDKMAYASSKDPLSKAFCGVKFVKQINDPGEYHLDYFADFLGKNTVTIEGCSVKCSHKKGH, encoded by the exons ATG TCGTCCGGAGTACGAGTTTCAGACGCTGTGAAGCTACTCTTTGAAGAAATGAAAGTTATGAAAAAAGATGCTGATGAGTGCCAACGGCTGAGATTCGCAATGTTTACAATAGCGGATGGCGCAATCATAGTGGACAAGGTCGTCCGAGAGCAAGACCTGGAAGGGGTGGAAAATCACTTCCAATACTTTAGGGACCTGCTGTCTGACAAAAAATGCTGCTACGCACTGTATGACTGCCACTATGAAAACGAGGAATCATCTAAAAAAGAGGATCTGATCTTCTTTATGTG GGCTCCTGACAATGCAGATGTCAAAGACAAAATGGCCTATGCCAGCTCAAAGGACCCCCTTTCAAAGGCTTTCTGtg GTGTCAAGTTCGTCAAGCAGATTAATGACCCTGGAGAGTACCACTTGGATTATTTTGCAGATTTCCTTGGAAAAAATACAGTCACAATTGAGGGCTGCAGCGTGAAGTGCTCACATAAGAAAGGCCATTAA